The genomic segment CAGTGCATATCCTCAAAGATCTTGAAAACCAACCTGTAACCTAATTTTgtgttaattattaatatttactcATTAAGAGTCAAGGACCGCACCTTTCATATCTACAGTAGTCTTTCTTctacttcaacttcaacttattttagtttttgaagGTCAACATTATGGAGATATTAAAGCTATACATAGTGTAACATGTTTCCAGCTTTACTGAAGCCCATTCTACAATAAGCCCTGTCAGCATGCAGGTACATACATACAACACCTGCATGTGGACATAAACACTCACTCATACATGTATGCATGAACACAAGCAATGGTGAGTATAGGCTACTAACCCAGTAACATACACTTGAGAATTAGGCctaaatactaaatactaaTATTACTATTTTCCACCTAGAGAAGCACACACGGTTATGTGAATAGTCACTATTGTGCAAAATCTGCAATCATAAAAGGCATTCTCATAGCTTTACAGACAGCAGAGTGTAGAGGTGACCACCAGGGGCTTCAGAAACCTCTACAGAGCCTATTGGTTACTCAAATACTGCATTCAGAGAATGCacatctgattggctggcacGTGTTGAGTGGCACATGGAGGTCCGCCCCACAGAGGCCAGTGAAAATAAGGATGTTGAGGGGGAGGGGAAAGAGGTCTATTTACAAATGAAATTTAAAGTaacaacagcagcatcaaacaaaCCTTATCTGTGGATTGAGAATGTTTAATAATTTGAATATTCAAGGCTGACATGAGCATATCTTTCTGTAAATTATCAATTTTTATAACTCTATGACAAGAAGTTGCTGTCTCTTTCATGCTGGACACCATTCAGAGCCTGATTGAGTTTAAAAAGTAAGCTATAGTGAAAATGATACTGTGTGTCAGTTTGGGAGGTGATATAACAGGCTTGCTGCAACAGCTTCAGCTTTGTGCTCTTCTTTCTGCAGGTGAATTCACCAAGTTGACAATTTAATCACTTTGCTTTCAACAGATCTTCATCTTTCCTTGTTTAGAGGACCTGTATTAGGAGCTATACGAGCACAGACCCGGGATCAGTTTACCATCCCCCAGCCTTGACTTCAACCAGCTGCGACGGTGTAAGCAGCCGCTGATCTCGGATCAGTCTCTGCGTGAAGTCACCATTTCCATCTGGGTGCAGGTTGACAGCTCCTCTCCCAGCCCCCCTACCCTGTTACCTAGAGGCCCGGCTTGTGGCTTGTGTAATATTGTGATTGGCTGGTTTGTGGGAGTGGGCGGGACAGAGGCGTGTCTCAGAGTATTGTGATCTCACAATCAGCTGTTTTGTACGTTCTACATTCTGATCCGAGGATCAGCTGGAGGCAGCAATAAACAGGAGGAAAATCTGCAGCGGAAAaaatagaggagaggaggaaaaagctGCAGATGTTATGATCTGAAACATTAGTGTAACATTTTTACACGAAGCCCTTCTTCTAAGAAGAAagccttttatttttatatcatgGTGTTTTAACTACCTCACTTAAAGGCTATCTAAAGCTATGCTTTAAGAATTGTTGTCGTTTCTACTGTGTGTGATCTCGTTTACAACTTCAATAATATTGCAAAGGCAGGTAAGCTGTTCTTTACTTTTGCTTTACATTTGATTcttggtgtgttttctgtctcatttATGGGCATCAAACTGCATCTGTCTGTGCCAGAGAAGCTGCTGCATTCCTCACAGGCTTATCTACAGAAAATATCCATCAGATAGCAGCCATCATAAAATCATAGTACACGTATTGTTATGGAATTACATCGCTTTGTGGCTTATTACATATAGGCTATCTTTGTTTGTCAGAATTGGTAATGACCTATTATTAGGTCATGAATAGATGTGAAAACAGAAATAGCAGGCCGACCCAAAGAGTTTAATTAGGTCGGTTCGACGTCCTATATTCCGAAAAAAGGCACCAGCCTGCATTCGCATAAATATATTTGTCCTACAGGAAACCAGCAGTCGTTGTTGTGTAAATTGCACCAAATGCTGATGTGGAGTCAAGTCGATGGCggatgttgatgttttttttctgggaGGCGGACCTTAAAAGCCTATTTTTTCCCTCTCAAATATAGCCATTTATGTGATTGTGTTAAATAACAGTTTTATTGTGTTGTCAGTAGCCAATCCAGTCGATGTCTTTCGTGTCGTGTCGCTTCAGCCACAACTGTCATTGCTTTGACCCTTCAGCTGCAGGGCTTATACAGATAATTCATGTTTAACCTGGATCTCCTGCAGAAAGTCTTGTGCTCTCTCCGCTGTCGACAGTCTGAGGTCGAGTCTGATGCTTTATTTTCCTTAACATCTCCGGGTGTCTTTACGCATATGAAATGTAAACATTGTTGCTgtaagcttttctttttttctctccataatATCAATGGGTCTCAACGACGATAACCGTCGACCATAGCAACCGttcaaacacacctttttttcGGCTTAATGTCTCAAAATGCAAGCTGAACATATCAGCATAGGCCGcatatatactgtaataatatCTTACATTTTCGCTATGTGTTTTTATCCTTGTTCAaaaccccttttttttcctccggTCTGACTGGAGCCTCTTCGTCAGCGTCAGTGACGAAGGCGTGACGTCACATGcgtcttgtttttatttagtgaggctcctcccatccctctccgcccctcctctttttttcttcctttttttaagacCCAGTGTCAACAGAGAAATCCATATTTTAGGACATTCAATTACgtgtataaaatattatttatagtttgaATTAATTAAGTCCTGTCTTGTGCATGAACTAATTACTACCTGCTGTGGTGTGTAGTGCCTATTCCATGTATTATATTTTAGGTTTGGTATCCATAAGATATTGGGGACTGTTATATATTCATTACATTATGCATTGCATAAAATGTGGTTGTTAGTTACTGTACATTAAGTAAGGATATAGGGGGACATGCAAAAAAATGAGTAGCAGAGATTGAGTATGCCGAAACAAGTCGAGCTTactcatattatattatattattattatatatcattatatattatatcatagtTTTAGCTACAGTTTTTCAGGTTAATGCAGTGTCTCTTGTGTCAAAGATTTTACTTGAATGGTCatctataaaaatgtttcagtgaTAACGGGTATATTGTCAGGTAATGCTTCTTCACAACATTTCCCATAAATTCAGAGCTGCTCTCTTCTGGGATAAAAGCCATATCAACTGCACTTATTTGCACTCTATTGGCAGTAACAATGGCTATATTTACATCACTCAGATAGCCCTGAATTATCTTGTACAGCCACTAAAATAATACAATCTTTACAATCTTTACATCATTACAtgtccagtgtgtgtattttatggaTGTCTGCTGCACCTTATGCAAAGCAGCAACCATGGAACTTCTTGCTAGAAttttgtttatctgtgtttatgtgtcacaTAGTCTCATGACTAAAGTTTCTATTAGctcaaaaatgcattaaaacaatCCCAGTGTTGAGGATAGAGACAGTAGCACCTCAGTTTAGACCTAGCTCATAAGACCTTTTTGGGTTTCCTCTGCAAAATCCcaacaatataaaaaacatgGACCTTTTTGTTTAATTGACTGGATAGAAATAACACATGACCTATAAACTGAGTCAAATTTAATCCATATAACCGCAAGTATTTAAAACATACAGATGAGATTCCGCTATCCAGTTCTCATAATAGTATTTTGGAAAAGGCTCAAACTTGTTCGTTATTCGTTATTCCAACTTATATAAGGACAATGAACTGTATAAGCTATATTCCTGCTCCATGGTGATCCTCCAAATAAGGGCAAAGTGTCAGCTTCCTAACAAGCATCCATGCATATCTTCTCCCATGACTCATGCAGCCAGATATTGTCCCCACACACTGaagtggagaccaaaacagagctaaaaggagagaaaattaaCTCACACGCATCAAGTAGCCGGAAAAATCTATTGACCTTAAAACTCCTAGCTAGTCTAATATGCAAGCTATACAGTATTGTTTTTGCAGAGACTCATAAAGTaaacaggaaaaagaagaaacaggcCCTGGTTTAGTGAGACATTGTTTGTATCAACCTGTCATTACAACACAGGTCGGCACGCTTTGGGGTTTCAAGTTCAGTCCAAAGAATAGCTCTAGGTTGTTGTAATGTGTCTTAGAATAACCCAGAGAAAACTCTCACCACGCTTATTGCTCACTCACTGTGCTTATCTAATGTCCCCTGACTAAGCAATAGGAAATTACTCAATATGCTCTCTTTTTTTAGATTCCTGTTTGAAGAAAAAACTGTTTGCAAGTGAATCCCATTATCTCATAAAtatcctctctctccatctctctccaggCCTTTGCTCCAAACCAAGTGAAACCTTACATTTGCACTATAGAAGCCCATTCACTCCTGTTTGTCAAAACCGAGATCCAGCAAAGGGCTTCAAGTGAAAAAAGAGACTCCAAAAATCAGACAAAGAATTGCATAAAACAGCAACAAGCGATACGTAaacccactttttttttaattcaaaggcagctaaagcttttttttttgctaacgACAAAAAACACCCCAGTTTTTGACACCTGACAATACAAGAAGTCATGTTTCAACGTCTGAGCAACTTGTTGTTTGGGGAAGTGGAAGAGGTGGCAGCTGAGCTGAAGGGACCCAACCCCTGTGTGACCGAGGCGGACGAGGAGGGATGGATGCTCGTCAACTTGCCTGGTGAGTCACATTTGAGGGAGTGCAGGGTTGGATTGGAGTTGTTTGATGATATGGCATTTAGGAGCCGCACCTAGAAAACTGCCAAGTTGTATATAATGTTGAAAGATTTAGGTAGAAATACCTCTGCCCTTCTCTTGCATGACACTGTGTTGACTAACCTTTGGACTATAGAGTTAATGATGGGGGATGATGGGGTTAGGGTGAAGAATCAGTCAAGGCGTGGCGCAACTACACTAGTGCTTACCCATATGGCTGTCATACCAAAGGTGTTGTCTGTCAGAGGATGGaaacacattattttctgtcaacatgcatctccttcctctttgtttATGATCTCAATCATGACAAAGCCAATTATTGAGAATGAGCATTTGCTTTGGTGCTTGTTCATAAGCCaaccaaacaacaaaagcaacatGAAAATACCTCTCAGCAGAGTCAAGAGCAACATTATGTCACTGACATAATCACAACCTTAGAGGGTCAACACAACTAATGATGTGactcttttatgttttgtgtttccttaCCCCCTCTTTCCCACCCCCCTTCCAATTTTTTTAAACACCCCTACATTCCCCACACTGgtatgtgtgcgcgtgcgtATGTGATCCCTTCAAAAATGCCCCCTCAACCTGCATGGCTTTTTGAAAATCTACCACACTTGCATCATTTTTGCAACATCCCCTTCCTACCTTACTTTATTGGCTGTCCCATCCCTGATCTCATCGCTGCCATGTGCTCAGAAGCCTCTGACTGCATGATGCAGGCTGACGATGAGACAGGAGCCCCACTTATTGCACATTCAATCCCAGACAGTAACCAATCAGATCATCAAGACACACTTAAACGGACTGAATGCCCAGCTCAAATTCCCCACCCACCTCACAAGCGCCATAGGACACATAAAGGTCGGGCACGAGGTGCGGTAGCATCATCAGACCCCGCGTCTTGTCCCAGCGCTAGCCCATCAGACATGGGTGCCACTACACCCGTGACCCTGCCGAGACGGGCCAGACTGTCCACGCCCTCCTCTACCCTGTCAATGTCCCCTGGTTCTGGGAGTGAGTGTGGGGGCAGTGGGGGTAGCAGTAGGGCAGGCTCAGAGAGAGGCTGCATGGATGAGAGCTGGTTTGTCACCCCTCCCCCCTGTTTCACTGCAGAGGGAGCCACAGCAGAGGCGAGCCCAATGGAGGACCTGCTCATCGAGCACCCCAGTATGTCTGTGTACGTCTCCCCAAGCAACCTGTCCATGGTCTCCAACAGCAACCTTTCTGTGGTGGGAGAGGAAAGTATCGTGAGCCTGGCAAGCAGCGTGAGGTGAGAAGCAGCGTTTTTCTTATTTAGACCACACTTcacctttacttcctgttttcagcATCAGCATGAATGTCCCAACAatcttttgggttttttttatctcctgctgcagcagaGTGGCTGAGCCAGCTGCTGCTCCTGCCACCCGCAGCACCATGCCCACCAGGGTGACCCGTGGAGCAGCTGCCCAGGCTGGAGCTCTGGCCAAGGTCACCCAAGTGGCCAGGGTCCAGCGTAACAAAGCCCGCATCGAGAGGCGCCATCTGGGCCGCAACCGCATCCAACGCCAAAACCGCACCAGGGAGCAGGTTCCTCGCCATGCAGCCCTTGCCAGAAACACCTTCCTCCACCAGCCCAGCAAGCGTAACTTCTGCCACTAAACTCCAGAGCAACCAGGGGGCATTGTTTACTCTGAGGGCATTAGTAGTGCATAGTCAACTCCaagacacacacaattacatgcATTCACCCACAACATATTTGCTTTCATTTCTGCACAGTATATCATATTACACTCAGAAACCAGTAGCCTGAGCTTTTCTGTTTTGGTTTAGATAAAAATTGACTCCATCTGGTAGTTTTATGCCCCATTTTGCTGTTATGAACCAAGCCTCCATCCCTGAGTAGATCTGTGTAGAACCTTATCATACTTATTGTCCATTGCAGTATCCAAACAActaaaaaatgtcttcaaaaataTTTATACAGGTTAGATTtagtacaaaaaagaaaaatgtctgaaaaacaGCAAACTGTTTAGCTCTGTTAATTTTCTCTCCTGTAATAGTAAAATATTCtcctttctttcactctttctcaaGGCATGTTTTGTATTAATTcaaccattaaaaccattagAATACTCCAATacttaaaaataatcaaatattgaGATAACgatttgaaattgaaataacAAAGTGGACTTTACTCTGATTGGAGAAACAGACTTTTCTGGTGGAAGCCATGCTAGGCAGAGACATGTTAACATCTTTACAGAGAAAACAACTCATCTCTCACATGATTtagattaacttttttttttcagaaaaggTGGAAGGATATACCGTGAGTGGTGACAGTGAGACAAAAACTGCTAGACATTGTTTCCCTCCAGTTTTGTTTGCAAcgtcaaaaaggaaaaaaaaaaaagaaaagcaaaacaaaagacGAAGGCAACGAAATGTGAGGCAACCTTTTTCATCACAGGAAACAAACACTGTCACTTTGTGAAGGATAAGAGCAAGTAGACGAAAGTGAGAGGATGAGCAAAACAGCCtaaagagtaaaataaatgatgaattagTACTAGATAGTATTAAAAGAA from the Scomber japonicus isolate fScoJap1 chromosome 4, fScoJap1.pri, whole genome shotgun sequence genome contains:
- the LOC128356968 gene encoding tumor protein p53-inducible nuclear protein 2 isoform X3: MFQRLSNLLFGEVEEVAAELKGPNPCVTEADEEGWMLVNLPEGATAEASPMEDLLIEHPSMSVYVSPSNLSMVSNSNLSVVGEESIVSLASSVSRVAEPAAAPATRSTMPTRVTRGAAAQAGALAKVTQVARVQRNKARIERRHLGRNRIQRQNRTREQVPRHAALARNTFLHQPSKRNFCH
- the LOC128356968 gene encoding uncharacterized protein LOC128356968 isoform X4 codes for the protein MFQRLSNLLFGEVEEVAAELKGPNPCVTEADEEGWMLVNLPEASDCMMQADDETGAPLIAHSIPDSNQSDHQDTLKRTECPAQIPHPPHKRHRTHKGRARGAVASSDPASCPSASPSDMGATTPVTLPRRARLSTPSSTLSMSPGSGSECGGSGGSSRAGSERGCMDESWFVTPPPCFTAEGATAEASPMEDLLIEHPSMSVYVSPSNLSMVSNSNLSVVGEESIVSLASSVSRVAEPAAAPATRSTMPTRVTRGAAAQAGALAKVTQVARVQRNKARIERRHLGRNRIQRQNRTREQVPRHAALARNTFLHQPSKRNFCH
- the LOC128356968 gene encoding uncharacterized protein LOC128356968 isoform X1 gives rise to the protein MFCVSLPPLSHPPSNFFKHPYIPHTGMCARAYVIPSKMPPQPAWLFENLPHLHHFCNIPFLPYFIGCPIPDLIAAMCSEASDCMMQADDETGAPLIAHSIPDSNQSDHQDTLKRTECPAQIPHPPHKRHRTHKGRARGAVASSDPASCPSASPSDMGATTPVTLPRRARLSTPSSTLSMSPGSGSECGGSGGSSRAGSERGCMDESWFVTPPPCFTAEGATAEASPMEDLLIEHPSMSVYVSPSNLSMVSNSNLSVVGEESIVSLASSVSRVAEPAAAPATRSTMPTRVTRGAAAQAGALAKVTQVARVQRNKARIERRHLGRNRIQRQNRTREQVPRHAALARNTFLHQPSKRNFCH
- the LOC128356968 gene encoding uncharacterized protein LOC128356968 isoform X2 — translated: MFCVSLPPLSHPPSNFFKHPYIPHTGMCARAYVIPSKMPPQPAWLFENLPHLHHFCNIPFLPYFIGCPIPDLIAAMCSEASDCMMQADDETGAPLIAHSIPDSNQSDHQDTLKRTECPAQIPHPPHKRHRTHKGRARGAVASSDPASCPSASPSDMGATTPVTLPRRARLSTPSSTLSMSPGSGSECGGSGGSSRAGSERGCMDESWFVTPPPCFTAEGATAEASPMEDLLIEHPSMSVYVSPSNLSMVSNSNLSVVGEESIVSLASSVRVAEPAAAPATRSTMPTRVTRGAAAQAGALAKVTQVARVQRNKARIERRHLGRNRIQRQNRTREQVPRHAALARNTFLHQPSKRNFCH